The Pseudomonas parafulva genome window below encodes:
- a CDS encoding helix-turn-helix domain-containing protein — MSRYAQDLADPQESDSQLEDAFVDILQGQLTETQRLVAKLILQGHSSQSISRKLRISEGTVKVHRHNIWQRLGIAGNAELFRLFINYLIKNS; from the coding sequence TTGTCCCGATACGCCCAGGACTTGGCAGATCCGCAGGAATCGGACAGCCAGTTGGAGGACGCCTTTGTTGATATCCTCCAGGGCCAGTTGACCGAAACCCAGCGCCTCGTGGCCAAACTTATCCTGCAGGGCCACAGCAGCCAGTCAATCTCTCGCAAGCTTCGGATTTCAGAAGGCACAGTGAAAGTGCACCGGCATAATATCTGGCAGCGCTTGGGCATTGCGGGGAATGCGGAATTATTTCGTTTGTTTATCAATTATCTCATCAAAAACAGTTAA
- a CDS encoding flavin reductase family protein codes for MHVCQPRRNPCGQWLHLTGPSGPVTFGLDAPANFFITAGIGITPTITKLTALVQARYPHPVRVVHTVKCSDDLALWDEVTKLVGQLSQGAIALHVTEGNSEIEGAINYRPDISALIADAAERGAAIHVCGPEGFQGQIKNSVVQADAVDRLHMDSFAPPDSPVEMRKIPECGPFQVTFSRSGVTALWQPTDGTLLSFAEAKGLVLPAHCRAGICQTCECAVLDGKIIPLINAGSAKSGCALMCASVPGTDITVDC; via the coding sequence GTGCATGTATGCCAACCAAGAAGAAACCCCTGCGGGCAGTGGCTACATCTCACTGGTCCTTCAGGGCCAGTTACGTTTGGTCTGGACGCTCCAGCCAATTTCTTCATTACCGCAGGAATAGGCATAACCCCGACGATCACCAAGCTCACAGCACTTGTGCAAGCACGTTACCCGCATCCTGTACGGGTCGTGCACACCGTGAAATGCAGCGACGACTTAGCGCTGTGGGATGAGGTCACTAAGCTGGTAGGGCAGCTAAGCCAAGGTGCTATCGCCCTGCATGTGACCGAGGGGAACAGTGAAATTGAAGGCGCGATCAACTACAGGCCGGATATATCCGCGTTAATCGCCGACGCTGCCGAGCGTGGCGCTGCCATCCATGTTTGCGGGCCTGAAGGCTTTCAGGGCCAGATAAAGAACAGCGTGGTTCAAGCGGATGCTGTGGATCGGCTGCACATGGACAGCTTCGCGCCCCCTGACAGTCCAGTGGAAATGCGCAAAATCCCCGAATGTGGGCCATTCCAGGTCACCTTCAGCAGATCAGGTGTCACTGCATTATGGCAACCCACAGATGGAACCCTCCTGAGCTTCGCAGAAGCCAAGGGGCTGGTATTACCTGCCCATTGTCGTGCTGGCATATGCCAAACCTGTGAGTGCGCCGTATTGGACGGGAAAATTATTCCCCTGATTAATGCCGGTAGCGCTAAATCCGGGTGTGCGCTCATGTGCGCGTCCGTACCGGGGACTGATATCACCGTTGATTGCTGA
- a CDS encoding DUF1852 domain-containing protein yields the protein MNNEFAFSINTLRFDEHYQPSQTTRITTNFANLARGESRQENLRNTLKMIDNRFNALAHWDNPKGDRYTVELEIVSVEMAVDDAQAAAALPLIELLKTTVVDRKTNERHDGMVGNNFSSYVRDYDFSVVLPGHNNNQPRFTIPADFGVLHGQLFKAFVSSPIYKEHFKKAPVICLSVSSSRTYQRTENHHPVLGVEYLQDEYSLTDDYFAKMGLKVRYFMPPNSVAPLAFYFSGDLLGDYTALELISTISTMDTFQKIYRPEIYNANSAAGKAYQPSLQHQDYSLTRIVYDREERSRLAVEQGHFVEKHFIKPYRAVLERWSARYAR from the coding sequence ATGAATAACGAATTTGCATTTTCGATTAATACGCTTCGTTTCGACGAACACTATCAACCGTCGCAGACTACCCGCATCACCACCAACTTCGCCAACTTGGCCAGGGGGGAGAGCCGCCAGGAAAACCTGCGTAATACATTGAAGATGATCGACAATCGTTTCAATGCGCTGGCTCATTGGGACAACCCTAAAGGCGATCGTTACACCGTCGAGCTCGAGATCGTTTCCGTGGAAATGGCGGTCGATGACGCGCAGGCTGCGGCGGCACTGCCTTTGATCGAGCTGTTGAAGACCACCGTGGTGGATCGAAAAACCAACGAACGCCACGATGGCATGGTCGGAAACAATTTCTCGTCCTATGTCCGGGACTACGACTTCAGCGTCGTATTGCCAGGACACAATAATAATCAGCCTCGCTTCACTATTCCGGCAGATTTCGGCGTGCTGCATGGACAATTATTCAAAGCTTTCGTCAGTTCGCCTATTTATAAAGAGCACTTCAAGAAGGCGCCCGTCATCTGCCTGAGTGTGTCCAGCAGCCGAACGTACCAGCGCACGGAAAATCATCATCCTGTACTGGGTGTCGAGTACCTTCAAGATGAGTACTCGCTGACCGATGACTATTTCGCCAAGATGGGCCTGAAGGTTCGCTATTTCATGCCGCCCAATAGTGTCGCGCCGTTGGCATTCTATTTTTCCGGTGATCTGCTCGGTGATTACACGGCACTCGAATTGATCAGCACCATCAGCACCATGGACACGTTCCAGAAGATCTACCGGCCTGAAATCTACAACGCCAACTCTGCGGCGGGAAAAGCCTATCAGCCGAGTTTGCAGCACCAGGACTATTCACTGACGCGGATCGTCTACGACCGAGAAGAGCGCAGCCGCTTGGCGGTGGAGCAGGGGCATTTCGTTGAAAAGCACTTCATCAAGCCCTACCGCGCCGTGCTCGAGCGGTGGTCTGCTCGCTACGCACGTTGA
- a CDS encoding AraC family transcriptional regulator: MNQRHTLIDIIRRHAPSNGFHSTPLPGVTLVRSDTPTVPMPVVYQPTLCYIVQGRKKVSIGATTYVYDAANYLVASVDMPVMGSIIEASEAEPYLCLVLDLDRAVLSELALRHPAARHESSTSTPSGIELNGSTPELLDAVSRLARLLDTPQDAAELAPLVIREVLYRLLTRPGNQMLLQMATADSRLRQIAKAITWLRAHYQEPVRIDDVAGVAGMSRSTFHVHFKAVTSMSPLEFRCLLRLQEARRLMVAEALDAAGAGYRVGYESPSQFSRDYARIFGLPPARDAVRLRSASL, translated from the coding sequence ATGAATCAGCGGCACACCCTGATCGACATCATCCGTCGTCATGCACCTTCCAATGGTTTCCACTCAACGCCCCTACCAGGCGTGACATTGGTGCGTTCAGATACGCCCACCGTGCCCATGCCCGTGGTGTATCAGCCAACCCTCTGCTACATCGTTCAAGGACGTAAGAAGGTCTCGATTGGCGCCACGACCTACGTGTACGACGCGGCCAATTACCTTGTCGCCTCAGTCGATATGCCGGTGATGGGCTCGATTATCGAAGCGAGCGAGGCAGAACCCTATCTGTGCCTGGTGCTTGACTTGGACAGGGCGGTGCTCAGCGAGCTTGCCCTGCGCCATCCAGCCGCTCGCCACGAATCATCGACCTCGACGCCAAGTGGTATCGAACTCAACGGCAGCACCCCTGAGCTTTTGGACGCCGTCAGCAGGCTGGCTCGCTTGCTCGACACGCCTCAAGACGCTGCAGAACTGGCGCCGCTGGTGATACGTGAAGTGCTCTATCGCCTGCTCACCCGACCTGGCAATCAGATGCTGCTGCAGATGGCCACGGCCGACAGTCGTCTTCGTCAGATCGCCAAAGCGATCACCTGGCTTCGTGCCCACTATCAGGAGCCGGTGCGCATCGATGATGTGGCGGGCGTCGCAGGCATGAGCCGCTCCACCTTTCATGTCCACTTCAAGGCGGTAACGTCAATGAGTCCGCTGGAATTCCGTTGTCTGCTCAGGCTGCAGGAGGCCCGGCGCTTGATGGTGGCCGAGGCGCTGGACGCGGCAGGTGCCGGTTACCGGGTCGGCTACGAGAGCCCGTCTCAATTCAGCCGTGACTACGCACGCATCTTTGGCCTTCCGCCTGCCCGAGATGCTGTGCGATTGCGCAGCGCGTCTTTGTAG
- the hcnA gene encoding cyanide-forming glycine dehydrogenase subunit HcnA: MQAMERILDIQPITQADITLQLNGQPVQAAAGETVLSVLNAVGLRPVALNDHGQRSGAFCGMGVCHCCLVAIDGRAKRRACQTVVREGMRVETEVNAIAAQVQP, translated from the coding sequence ATGCAAGCGATGGAACGGATACTCGACATACAACCCATCACCCAGGCCGACATCACCCTGCAGCTCAACGGTCAGCCGGTTCAGGCAGCAGCCGGTGAAACCGTGCTCAGCGTGCTCAACGCGGTGGGGCTGCGCCCAGTGGCGCTCAATGACCATGGTCAGCGCAGCGGCGCCTTCTGCGGCATGGGGGTGTGCCATTGCTGTCTGGTCGCCATTGATGGCCGCGCCAAGCGTCGCGCGTGTCAGACCGTGGTGCGCGAAGGCATGCGCGTCGAGACCGAGGTCAATGCCATTGCCGCGCAGGTGCAACCATGA
- a CDS encoding nuclear transport factor 2 family protein codes for MTSLRSTRHIFSLVLCASLACCATSASAIVEPSQPAVVADNKAVVAAAFDRWAAGGSDFFNEVVAPNVVWTVEGSGPYAGTYHGRDDLMERAVRPLTVRLKTPIRPVSRHVWADGGYVIVQWTGEAVAGDGKPYINRYAWILRMDNARAIEVTAFLDLRAYEDVLQRVPQPEKT; via the coding sequence GTGACCAGCCTGCGTTCAACCCGTCACATTTTCAGCCTCGTTCTCTGCGCGTCGCTTGCCTGCTGTGCAACGTCTGCCTCGGCGATTGTCGAGCCAAGCCAGCCTGCAGTGGTCGCCGACAACAAAGCCGTTGTCGCTGCCGCATTCGATCGGTGGGCGGCGGGTGGCTCTGACTTCTTCAACGAGGTTGTGGCACCGAACGTCGTCTGGACCGTTGAAGGGTCAGGGCCCTACGCAGGTACTTATCACGGGCGCGATGATTTGATGGAGAGAGCGGTTCGCCCCCTCACCGTGCGGCTCAAAACGCCCATTCGGCCGGTGTCGAGGCACGTCTGGGCCGATGGCGGATACGTCATCGTCCAGTGGACAGGCGAGGCCGTCGCGGGCGACGGTAAGCCCTATATCAATCGCTATGCCTGGATATTACGGATGGATAACGCACGTGCGATCGAGGTAACGGCGTTCCTCGATCTGCGTGCCTATGAGGACGTGCTGCAGCGTGTTCCCCAACCAGAGAAGACATGA
- a CDS encoding methionine synthase — protein MNKLLPTSTAGSLPKPSWLAQPETLWSPWKLEGEALTEGKQDALRVALHEQQRAGIDIVSDGEQTRQHFVTTFIEHLSGVDFEKRETVRIRDRYDASVPTVVGAVARQKPVFVEDAKFLRQQTRQPIKWALPGPMTMIDTLYDAHYKSREKLAWEFAKILNEEARELEAAGVDIIQFDEPAFNVFFDEVNEWGVATLERAIEGLKCETAVHICYGYGIKANTDWKKTLGSEWRQYEEAFPKLQKSSIDIVSLECHNSHVPMELIELIRGKKVMVGAIDVANHAIETPEAVADTLRKALQFVDADKLYPCTNCGMAPLPRRVASGKLQALTAGAEIVRQELMNVR, from the coding sequence ATGAACAAGCTGTTGCCTACTTCGACTGCTGGCAGTCTGCCCAAGCCGTCTTGGCTCGCACAACCCGAGACACTGTGGTCGCCCTGGAAACTGGAGGGCGAGGCGCTGACCGAGGGCAAGCAGGACGCCTTGCGTGTGGCATTGCACGAGCAACAACGCGCCGGCATCGACATCGTCAGCGACGGCGAGCAGACGCGCCAGCACTTCGTCACGACCTTCATCGAGCACCTCAGTGGCGTCGATTTCGAAAAGCGTGAGACGGTGAGGATTCGCGATCGCTATGACGCCAGCGTGCCGACCGTGGTGGGCGCCGTGGCCCGGCAAAAGCCGGTGTTCGTCGAAGACGCCAAGTTCTTGCGTCAGCAAACCCGGCAACCGATCAAATGGGCGCTGCCGGGTCCGATGACGATGATCGACACGCTCTACGACGCGCACTACAAAAGCCGCGAAAAACTGGCTTGGGAATTCGCCAAGATCCTCAACGAGGAGGCCCGAGAACTCGAAGCGGCCGGTGTGGATATCATTCAGTTCGACGAGCCCGCCTTCAATGTCTTCTTCGACGAGGTGAACGAATGGGGCGTCGCCACGTTGGAACGTGCCATCGAAGGCCTCAAGTGCGAAACGGCCGTGCACATCTGCTATGGCTACGGCATCAAGGCCAACACGGATTGGAAAAAGACCCTGGGCTCGGAATGGCGGCAGTATGAAGAGGCCTTCCCCAAGCTGCAGAAGTCCAGCATCGATATCGTCTCGCTGGAGTGCCACAACTCACACGTGCCGATGGAGCTGATCGAGCTCATCCGTGGCAAGAAGGTCATGGTCGGTGCCATCGACGTCGCCAATCATGCGATCGAAACGCCCGAAGCGGTGGCCGATACCCTGCGCAAGGCACTGCAGTTCGTGGATGCTGACAAGCTCTACCCGTGCACCAACTGCGGCATGGCGCCTTTGCCACGGCGCGTGGCCAGCGGCAAGCTGCAGGCGTTGACGGCCGGTGCTGAAATCGTTCGCCAAGAGCTCATGAACGTGCGCTGA
- a CDS encoding KAP family P-loop NTPase fold protein — MEKQIMSGFWSLVKQWLPGQQAQTRDKFLNHQPMEIGTEAPIRTKAEDRLRRGGYANRIAGVLSELSLREGRVFAIRGGWGFGKSSLKHLVIEQLQARSDGADWLDFNPWQWGDGNAITRALFGQIADRLGGDHSQEAKARAEALRRYGAILSGSSAPLKKAGGDSQKISSVLTNASVISVASSIGFNLPAAATVAYVLAGLSIATSLLGRLLKHLGRDRSGEPLDKIRKALEARLRELKRPLIVFVDDIDRLEPDQIRVLLRQVKANANLPNIVFVLLFQPSIVERALDPVADNNGRAFLEKIVQAHFDLPAVPTQMVHQIFAEQLTELAIRFATEQNGFAKVRWGNALLSCIQPHVRNMRDAHRLLSSIAVHLPLHASDDLLEVNIVDFLVLETLRVFEPDLHEALFQEKSMLLQEHRYRGDGRDAIVKDAVQKLIEIVPEDRRKLAQDTIKLLFPTIQWAMGGTHYSDGFRQQWLDGKQVCTPRFFPRYFELQTALGEISERRFIEFIDATAMEENLAALIAEIEAENLLPSLIARLDDSVGLLPTENAAILLPGLFTIAQKLVRFEGESFSSPWVSGWHAVSWFLKRLPEDQRGGLAVDALQKTEALSVAAMLIHLSDPTDHQETADFDPTLSLATVEAMKDMWLQLIRSRAAGKSVLLAEPDLESLLYRWKNYAGSVEEPRTWLLEAISSDEGFASMAKSMMSIGRSHTVGDHVSQVHNIFSKDVFEIFIGLDTARDRCEAINPADFPNEAVALTTLRQHFDAWAENKGSFIYR; from the coding sequence ATGGAGAAGCAAATTATGAGTGGGTTTTGGAGCTTGGTGAAGCAGTGGCTACCAGGCCAGCAGGCGCAAACCAGGGATAAATTCCTCAATCATCAACCTATGGAGATCGGAACGGAGGCACCAATCCGGACGAAGGCTGAGGACCGGCTTCGAAGGGGGGGCTATGCAAACCGCATCGCCGGCGTGCTGTCCGAACTAAGTCTTCGTGAAGGCCGCGTGTTTGCTATCCGAGGAGGCTGGGGCTTCGGAAAGTCCTCACTCAAACACCTCGTTATCGAGCAACTGCAAGCCAGAAGCGACGGCGCAGATTGGCTTGATTTCAACCCTTGGCAATGGGGCGACGGCAACGCCATCACTCGGGCGCTATTTGGTCAGATAGCCGACCGATTGGGCGGCGATCATTCCCAAGAAGCAAAGGCTCGTGCAGAAGCGTTGAGGCGCTACGGTGCAATTTTATCTGGCTCCAGCGCCCCGCTCAAAAAGGCAGGTGGGGACAGCCAGAAAATCTCTTCAGTGCTGACAAACGCGTCGGTAATTTCTGTAGCCTCATCCATCGGCTTCAACCTTCCCGCCGCAGCCACGGTGGCTTATGTTCTAGCAGGGTTGTCGATCGCTACCTCGTTGCTGGGCCGTTTGTTGAAGCACCTTGGTCGCGACCGTAGCGGCGAACCGCTGGACAAAATCCGTAAAGCTCTCGAAGCGCGCCTGCGTGAATTGAAGCGCCCGCTCATTGTCTTCGTCGACGATATTGATCGACTCGAACCTGATCAGATACGGGTCCTGCTGCGCCAGGTCAAGGCTAATGCAAACTTGCCCAACATTGTCTTTGTGTTGCTCTTCCAGCCCAGCATCGTGGAACGAGCCCTTGACCCGGTCGCAGACAACAATGGGCGCGCTTTCCTCGAAAAAATTGTACAGGCCCATTTCGATCTCCCCGCTGTGCCAACGCAAATGGTGCATCAGATCTTTGCGGAGCAGCTAACGGAGTTGGCAATCCGATTCGCTACCGAGCAAAACGGCTTCGCCAAGGTCCGCTGGGGAAATGCCTTGCTAAGCTGCATCCAACCACACGTGCGGAACATGCGAGATGCTCATCGACTGCTGTCGTCCATCGCGGTGCATCTACCCTTGCATGCGTCAGATGATTTGCTCGAAGTGAATATTGTGGACTTCCTTGTGCTGGAAACGCTGCGTGTTTTCGAACCAGATCTACACGAAGCTCTGTTCCAAGAGAAATCAATGCTTCTACAAGAGCATCGCTACCGTGGGGATGGTCGCGATGCCATCGTGAAGGATGCCGTCCAAAAGCTTATTGAGATCGTCCCAGAAGATCGACGCAAACTGGCCCAAGACACCATTAAGCTGCTTTTCCCCACCATCCAATGGGCCATGGGCGGCACGCATTACAGCGATGGTTTTCGCCAGCAATGGTTGGATGGCAAACAGGTGTGCACCCCACGCTTTTTCCCCCGGTATTTCGAGCTTCAAACCGCGCTCGGTGAGATTTCGGAACGACGCTTCATTGAGTTTATTGATGCCACAGCGATGGAGGAAAACCTTGCCGCTTTGATCGCCGAGATAGAAGCAGAGAACCTGCTGCCTTCGCTCATTGCGAGGCTTGATGATTCGGTTGGCCTTCTGCCGACTGAAAACGCCGCAATACTGCTGCCGGGACTGTTCACCATCGCGCAGAAGCTCGTGCGCTTCGAAGGTGAGTCATTCAGCTCGCCTTGGGTAAGCGGATGGCATGCAGTATCTTGGTTCTTGAAGCGCCTTCCAGAGGACCAGCGAGGTGGTTTAGCTGTTGACGCCCTTCAGAAGACCGAAGCGCTTTCTGTAGCAGCAATGCTAATCCATCTCAGTGATCCAACCGACCACCAAGAAACAGCTGATTTTGATCCCACCCTGAGCCTAGCGACTGTCGAGGCGATGAAAGATATGTGGCTACAACTAATCAGAAGTCGCGCTGCGGGCAAAAGCGTTTTGCTCGCGGAGCCCGACCTCGAATCCCTGCTTTATCGGTGGAAAAATTATGCAGGGTCCGTCGAGGAACCTCGCACATGGTTGCTAGAGGCCATCAGCAGCGATGAAGGCTTTGCCAGTATGGCTAAAAGCATGATGAGCATTGGGCGCAGCCATACCGTAGGTGATCACGTGTCTCAGGTGCACAATATTTTCAGCAAGGACGTCTTCGAGATTTTTATCGGCCTGGATACGGCAAGGGATCGATGTGAGGCCATCAACCCAGCTGACTTCCCGAATGAAGCAGTAGCGCTCACCACTCTGCGCCAACACTTTGATGCTTGGGCTGAGAACAAGGGTAGTTTCATCTATCGTTAA
- a CDS encoding aldo/keto reductase — MSNSAALDQYRLLGRSGIRVSPLALGTMTFGSDWGWGTDEAGARQIFDAYVAAGGNFIDTAVNYTNGASERMLGQLMKGRRERLVVSTKYTMARDPGDPNSGGNHRLNMMRSVETSLRQLDTDRIDLLYLHAWDFTTSAEEVMRGLDDLVRSGKVLYLGICNTPAWKVVQLQALSELRGWSPLVALQIEYSLVERTVEHELLPMAREMGLGVMPWSPLGGGILTGKYGREDLSDNQEAGVATDRKGVISATGHMNERSLLIASVVVDIAREIGATASQVALAWTLRNPMVVAPIVGARTLAQAEDNLKALSIELDQSHLERLDRASAPEPVFPGRFVARPMVQQLIFGGATVQKRVGQETPRENIS, encoded by the coding sequence ATGTCTAATTCTGCAGCACTCGATCAGTACCGCCTGCTTGGCCGCTCCGGCATTCGCGTTTCCCCACTCGCCTTGGGGACGATGACCTTCGGCTCCGACTGGGGGTGGGGAACGGACGAAGCCGGAGCCCGGCAAATTTTCGACGCCTACGTCGCAGCGGGCGGCAACTTCATAGACACCGCGGTCAACTACACCAATGGCGCGTCCGAGCGCATGCTTGGCCAGTTGATGAAGGGTCGCCGCGAGCGCTTGGTTGTTTCAACCAAGTACACGATGGCCCGTGATCCCGGTGACCCCAACTCAGGCGGCAATCATCGCCTCAACATGATGCGTTCGGTCGAAACCAGCCTCCGACAACTGGACACCGACCGTATTGACCTGCTGTACCTGCACGCTTGGGACTTCACCACGAGCGCGGAAGAAGTCATGCGCGGCTTGGATGATCTGGTTCGCAGCGGCAAGGTGCTGTATCTGGGCATCTGCAACACGCCTGCATGGAAGGTCGTGCAGTTGCAAGCGCTCTCAGAGCTGCGCGGCTGGTCGCCCTTGGTCGCGCTACAAATCGAATACAGCCTGGTGGAGCGCACCGTGGAACATGAGTTACTGCCCATGGCGCGGGAAATGGGGCTCGGCGTGATGCCGTGGTCACCGCTGGGCGGCGGTATTCTGACCGGCAAGTATGGACGTGAAGACCTGAGCGATAACCAAGAGGCCGGCGTAGCGACAGACCGCAAGGGCGTGATCAGTGCCACGGGACACATGAACGAGCGCTCGCTGCTCATCGCCAGCGTGGTGGTCGATATCGCCCGGGAAATAGGCGCCACAGCCTCCCAGGTCGCGCTGGCGTGGACCTTGCGCAACCCGATGGTGGTGGCGCCCATCGTCGGGGCGCGAACATTGGCCCAAGCCGAAGACAACCTGAAAGCACTCAGTATCGAGTTGGATCAGTCGCATCTCGAACGCTTGGATCGAGCAAGCGCGCCTGAACCTGTCTTTCCGGGTCGGTTTGTCGCCAGACCGATGGTCCAGCAATTGATATTCGGCGGCGCCACGGTGCAGAAACGCGTGGGACAAGAAACGCCAAGGGAGAACATATCGTGA
- a CDS encoding amino acid permease, with the protein MQDSGLKQSLKQRHITMIALGGVIGAGLFVGSGSLIALAGPAAILSYVIGGLIVTLVMFMLGEMASRNPDAGSFSTYANTYLGDWAGFTVGWLYWLKSMVTITLEAVLLGAILNDFMPWLPIWVGAFIMLVTLIASNAYSVRSFAEVEYWLAALKVITILIFMLLGASILLGWQENIPAPGLVNLTEHGGFMPNGLSPVMAGVLVAIFSLGGSEIAAVAAGESENPRRNVIRAIKSVIVRVMLFYVGSVSILVLCLPWVDKANLASPYVALFTLAGFKGAAVAMKLVLFVSFMSVMNSFMFSNSRMLFSLSQRGHAPALFARTNAKGVPINALALAFSVCVSILTVHFLSGGDLFLTLARSTGAFIIFVWIFIIFAHLAMRWQTRHEVVDASYFRAWGFPVSNAVAFLALVAVLTTQALEPATRLQSWLVLVTLVVIVAAYFLVRRRRGEEVRGMVRE; encoded by the coding sequence ATGCAAGACAGCGGATTGAAGCAAAGCCTCAAGCAGCGGCACATCACCATGATCGCGCTGGGCGGCGTCATCGGCGCGGGCCTGTTCGTCGGCTCTGGCAGCCTGATCGCCTTGGCAGGCCCGGCCGCGATCCTCTCCTACGTCATCGGTGGCCTCATCGTCACCCTGGTGATGTTCATGCTCGGCGAAATGGCCTCACGCAATCCCGATGCCGGCTCTTTCTCCACCTATGCCAATACCTACTTGGGCGACTGGGCAGGCTTCACGGTCGGCTGGCTGTACTGGCTCAAGTCGATGGTCACCATCACCTTGGAGGCGGTCCTGCTGGGCGCAATCCTCAACGACTTCATGCCCTGGCTGCCGATCTGGGTCGGTGCCTTCATCATGCTGGTGACACTCATCGCCAGCAACGCCTACTCGGTACGCTCATTCGCTGAAGTGGAGTACTGGCTGGCCGCGCTGAAGGTCATCACCATTCTCATTTTCATGCTGCTCGGCGCCTCGATTCTGCTGGGCTGGCAGGAAAACATCCCGGCTCCGGGCCTGGTCAATCTCACCGAGCACGGCGGCTTCATGCCCAATGGCCTGTCGCCGGTGATGGCCGGGGTGCTCGTGGCGATCTTTTCCTTGGGCGGCAGCGAAATCGCCGCCGTGGCCGCAGGCGAGTCGGAGAACCCTCGGCGTAACGTGATCCGTGCGATCAAGAGCGTGATCGTGCGGGTGATGCTGTTCTATGTCGGTTCGGTGTCGATTCTGGTGCTGTGCCTGCCCTGGGTCGACAAGGCCAACCTCGCCTCGCCCTACGTGGCCCTGTTCACCCTCGCCGGCTTCAAAGGCGCGGCGGTGGCGATGAAGCTGGTGCTGTTCGTCTCGTTCATGTCGGTGATGAACTCGTTCATGTTCTCCAACTCGCGCATGCTGTTCTCCCTCAGCCAGCGCGGCCACGCCCCGGCACTGTTCGCGCGGACCAACGCCAAGGGCGTGCCGATCAATGCCCTGGCACTGGCCTTCAGCGTGTGCGTGAGCATCCTGACGGTGCATTTCCTCAGCGGCGGCGACCTTTTCCTGACCCTGGCCAGGAGCACCGGCGCATTCATCATCTTCGTCTGGATCTTCATCATCTTCGCCCACTTGGCAATGCGCTGGCAGACCCGCCACGAGGTGGTGGATGCGTCGTACTTCAGGGCCTGGGGCTTTCCGGTGAGCAACGCCGTGGCCTTCCTGGCGCTGGTCGCGGTGCTGACGACCCAGGCACTGGAGCCGGCCACGCGCTTGCAGTCGTGGCTGGTGCTGGTCACCTTGGTGGTGATCGTGGCGGCGTACTTCCTGGTGCGCAGGCGGCGGGGCGAAGAGGTGCGCGGGATGGTCCGCGAATAA